attaattaaatacaattttaaataattatttatcgaaataattatttaaaatttaattaattgaaaacaaatatattaaaaataaaaatattatattaaatatttaaattagtatattaaaataacaattgtatatattcataatacattaacataacaaatattcatattgttcataaaatttaacaataattaataaaaatataaacttaGTCTCCTAAATCAGTTGCCTCGTCCTCCTCCCTATTGTCTTCTTGTTGTGGTTGTTGCGGTGGCTGTGGTTGTGATTGCTGTGGTGGCGGCATCGGCCaaggatattggggaggtaatgtggacgatccagctccatacatgtagggatacgaTGGCTGGGAGGACGGTGGAATCGGACACGGATAAGGTGTTGCTCCGTACATATATGGAGGTACCATATGATAAGACGGCGCTGCCCCGTACATAGAAGGATAAGttggagctggaggttgagaagacgaAGCCCTAGAAGTATTGTCACTATCAGGCACATGCGGCATCTGAACGTTTGGTGGACGAAATGAAGGTACAAAATATTGAGTTAAGAAATTAACTTGATCAGTCAATTTCTGTAAATTATTCTCCAGattttctatatattctcttgaatgatgaggaggaacttgagACTCACTGAAGTGAGAGTGTTGGGTAGATGATGACCTCGACCTCGACCCCGACCCCTTCAATTTGCGGCCTACTCCTCGCTCATGTCCACGCCTTTGGCCTAATACTTTTTGTAGCACCTCCACCTGATCAACTGATGACGGActatcattattagaagcatcagtggatgtttgctgagttcgtaactcaaaatcagccttccgtttttcctgttttcaaaaaatgttagacactaacattaaatataactctattaatattaaaaaatataattcaaacttacataatcttggcgaGCATCATCGTTCACGAAATCATTTTTTGATTTCTTCCAATGATAATCCTTCCATGACTCAATGAGGTCCGGGTTCgtctaaaaaatataacccaaatgttagagaacatataatttaaaataacataattttgataatattttatcttttacttACTTTTTCAAAACGGACGGCTGCCAGTGATTTTGTACCCTGTGTTGTAGAATACTTTTGTTTCTTCCGATTTTCCTTATTCTTTATGGAGCGCGCAATAAATTGTGgacttgtaaataactgacaAATCTGCTTCCACTCCTCCTTGTTAACATCATTGGTTGGGTTGTTTAGAACCTTATCCCAATCCTTCGGtccattgtagtatttctcaaagTGTTCGTGTCTTAGTGTTTTCCTATTACGGTATCGGTCTTTCATCTCTCGATCGATACCATTTAAACACTTTAAGAAATCCTCGCGGCCCACTATTTGATAATAGTACtaaattgaaaattaaacatattaataatatatgtactatattaaagacaaattttaaaaaaatatatttaatactatTTTTACCTGAATTATGGCAAGGACCTGATCCTTGTATTGTTGAGGCACTAATTCCCATGAACCGTAATGTCCGGGAACTTTCGTTTTAATTTGGGTTCCCACAAGGCGGACAAAAGCAGCGTGCTCGCCCCCAACAACCTTGTACGATCGTGGGCAAAACGTTACTTCCAGTGGTTTTCCATTTTTACGCCGCCTCTCTTCTAGATCTTTTCCAATAGCTGCGCCACGACCCTTTCTCTTAGTTGGGATtcctgtattttttttattaataatacatagaatattagtatatacatgataaacatatgtgtaaataaaataacaaaaaaattacctgAGTCGCATGTagtcgggatcctagtaggatccggtggaggatcaccgccagcgtctccaccgtgagctctagccacatctgctgacatctactaacacgacagtaatttaacctatctattttgatatttaattattatttataattaatttattgagtattatttcaattgattaggtaatttgaaacatgctatttggaaacgaactttttatttctcaatatgtataatacATTGAACACTAGATACaaactaagtagaatagtcactattctcactaattacatcaacatctatcgggcacacatcatcagtattatcatcactaaggtcgacaattaattcatcctcatcttctgcttcttctacgatgtctgccatatcatcttcattgtcattaataaatccatcatcttcttgaacaaccaaagaaggtcgatgggccgtgttgacttgagtcgctggtacatcagattgctgaacaaccaactctctgagatccacagtcaaaacaaaattcgatgagttggtgtcatgtacaacatcaacatcagcaatcatatctgaagcatctggaaagtcccaaacttgccgatgattcacttcttggacaactttccaatctcgtcctctaacgagatcatcgatgtagaatacttgttttgcttgactagctagtatgaacggttcatctttataccattcaccgctaacattgatactagtaatattatttacaatgatggttttctttttttttcggatctgtattgaaccatttacatcgaaataataccaccgaataagaaccagtaaaagacagctggagtatttcttcaagttgcccgtaatagttaaaaccttctgttccagCAACACACACTCCATTATTTTGTGTAATTCGATTCTGATCTCGATTGTATGAGACAAATCGAACTCcgttcactatacatgcttggtAAGAGTAAGCCAatagatctgacccagatgctaaagctagtaattcatcagcatgctctaatgacccaagttggtgcaagtcatatatctaataataaagaaatatattagaatgagaatgtaatttgtagtatgcaatttgctaagtacaagttaccttcttatgaaaccatgaacGAAACTCTTTCTTATGTATCAATTTATGATTGGCAGCCATATCTCTTTGTTGCACCTCAGTTAGGTGTTccctgttaattaattaacaatgtcaatattgttaattaaggagtagattgaacaaagaataaaatgaatattaattatgtacttactctaaatacacttcagtttctggagaattatccaatatgaaccactcagctttaTTCCGAGTATTTTCATCGAGGGGCACGGGAATTCCCTTACTAagaggacgacattgagattcaaaCACTGTGAGGTGTCGATTCACATACGGTGCATCTTCGTTACGATCAGGctgattaaattttgtttccacacctttgaaatacattgaacaaaatgtcaaagcctcatctgcaacatatccttctgctatagatccttcaggacgagctttattcctgacatagttttttaatttattcatgtatctttcaaaaggatacatccacctcataaatacaggTCCTCCCAATATTGCTTCATCAGGCAAGTGCAAAACCAGATGGATCATTATGTCAAAGAATGCTGGagggaaaatcaactccatcttgcataaaataacaatcaagtcatccttagctttctCCATATCAGAAACGTTCAGTGTCCTAGAGCACAATTGTTTGAAAAAATTACACAATTCAGTGATGGTAGTGGATATAGATTCTGGCAAAAACTTACGAACACCTACtgcaagtaatcgttgcattatcacatgacaatcatgggacttcaacccaacaatgtttgagtCATTGTCTGTGACTTTTTTCTTTAGATTAGAACAAAAACCATCGGGCAACTTCACTCCTTTAAAAAATTGACAGAAATCTCGCCTCTGTTCAAAAGTGAACACGTATGGAGCATGCAGTTTCATTAACCTTTTATTGGCATCCTCGTAAATCCACAACGATTTCCTAACCCCCATATTCTTCAAATCATGTCTTgcgttagtggtgtccttagatttatcattatctaacaaagtcccaaggatgctgtcgcacacattcttctcaacatgcatcacatctaggttGTGTTTTAACTGATTTGAACTCCAGTAATCAAGTTCatagaaaatactttttttcctccaattactttcCCCTGCACCTCGCTTGCgcttcaccccccccccccccccaaatctgTCATGTTTACCAGACACTTGAAGCggtaaagcattgacttgatcTAAAACTTGTTGACAAGTAAACTGTTGTGGAGGATTTCTTTTCTCAACTTTGCCATCAAATTCCTTGTCCCTTCTATACTTATGATTACTCCTCAAGAATCGCCTATGACCGACATACAatgtcttaccaatcactcgaATGGAAGTGGTGTCTTCATTGCACGTTGGACATGCTTTATACCCTTGCCCGCTCCAACCAGACAAGCTACTACGAGCAGGGAAATCGTTAATTGTCCACAGAAGGGCTGCACGCATCTTGAACAATTCATTCTTTGTGCCATCTCTTGTGTCGACCCCGTTAATCCACAATTGTTTTAACTCTTCCACcaagggtcttagaaatacatccatgtctttacccggtgattttggcccaggaataagcagagttagcataaaatactcttccttcatgcatagccaaggggggagattgtagttcgtcaaaatcacaggccacatgctgtatgataAGCTCATGTTGCCAAAAGGATTAAACCCATCAGCAGCCAAGCCTAGACGAACATTTCTAGGATCTTTTGCAAAATCAGGATGGGTGGCATCAAAGTCTTTCCATGCAGACCCGTCAACCGGATGACGCATCACCCCATCTTCTATTGATCTCCCAGTATGATGCCATAACATGTCATTAGCTGTATGTCTTGAACTGTACATTCGCTTTAATCTGGGAGTCAAcagaaagtaacgcatcaccttgtgtggaacctttttccccttcttcttttcattgacccatcggctactcccacacacatgacatgaatctttgcttgcatgctcattataaaataaggaACAATCATATTTACACACATGGATTGATTGATATCCCATCCCTAACTTACTCAGCTTCTTTTTTGCCTCATAGTGTGTTGggggaattttattatctttcggaaATGCAAATTTTAGTAACTTCAACAACTCATCGAAAGAGTTATTTGGCcacttccctctaactttcaaatgcatcaactttgccaaaaagtttaaggatgatatccaatcacaacccggatacaactcagcttcaatctcgtcgaacaactcgtcataatactgtccCATTCGACTGCCAGACACACCATCTGCTTCCTCTGCATTTGTCGGTAAGAGGAAATCATCAACGACGTCAACCATCTCGTCTACATCTTCATTCTCCTCAACTACCTCATTGGCGACACTAGCTTCCACCTCACCGTGGTAAACCCACTTTTGATAACTCTGTTGAAAACCCTTGTCAAATACATGAGCCTCCATTGTATCTATAGTTTGTAGTTTAACATTCAGGCACCTCACACACGGGCATAAAATTCTCCCGTCGCAGTCTACGTgttcttttgccattctcaagaaggcttggagaccgttccaataagcatcacagtTACGCTTCCTTAATGTCGTCCAACTCTTATCTATCGGCATCTACGATACAtgaataaacaataattaaaacttattgactatgtgtgtgtgtgccctaatccaccttttcactccacttctataagggtaaagaacctatcccattcagatttgtaatatacatataatttaatctacactcTTAAAATTGTTTCGTTTATGTAAAAATTTCGGCAACACCTCCCTATAGTTCTCATAAATGGGCAGACTAAAATTAAGTTTGCCCACTTACGAGAACAAATAAAGAGACACATATTGAAATCTCTATTaacgaaacaataaaatgagtactagatcaaattataggtacacaacaaatccaaactatccatGCGAACACATACCGTCCTGGATAATTCGAAGAAGCATATTTAAGAGTTCTTACTGACTCAGCTTCActgaacgggtctaaggcttttcgtgattgaaaataattaataaaacattatcactaagtgataatataTAAAACGTCTATCCAatctttggtgatcaaattttatcaccaaagaaaagcaacaaaaaaagaaatattttttaacaattgatgttttatgatgtcttataaaatcttatgatattaaattataattttgtaattataatcTTATGATGtcttatgatgttttattaaatCTTATGTTTtactattaaataaaattataattttttaattcatttatctaaaattttaatttattttgaaattatttatctaattttttaattaataatttgttaatattaaattaaattaaaattttgtaatttattctgaaattatttatctaactgttaaattattttgaaattatttatctaattttttaatttattttttaattactaaatttgttaatattaaattaaattaaaattttgtaatttattttgaaatgatTTATCTAACTGttaaattattttgaaattatttatctaattatttaatttatttttaaattactaaatttgttactattaaataaaattataattttgtaatttattttgaaatgatTTATCTAACAGttaaattattttgaaattatttatctgattatttaatttatttttaaattactaaatttgttactattaaataaaattataattttttaattcatttatctaaaattttaatttattttgaaaattatttatctaatttttaaattactaaatttgttaatattaaattaaattataattttgtaatttattttgaaattatttatctaacttttaatttatttttaaattatatatctaattatttaatttatttttaaattactaaatttgttactattaaattataatttttcactttattttaaaattattaaattattaatattaaattaaattagttatctaatgttttaatttattttgttaattctaagtattcaatgttttatttattatattattatttatttagtactCTAACTCtactaaaatttcggcagcataacatttctattataacatatcccaaaaatttaaaaccctacaaaaaacactcagaaaattcccagaacattcacaatatacagattattaatcaaatttaaatactaAAACATGCTACaattttatacacatatataaatatatcactaaACACATCTTACTTTGTACAcacattcacatattaattaaaataataacataattaaaaaatacataccTTGATGCCACAAAATTATAAATACTCTAGTGACCAAATTTCCAATAGAtactccttcaatttctacacaaaatcaacccaaaaaattaaatttaaacaaacTTAAACCTTAACTGAGTAAAAGTACAAAATTAAACTAATAGACATCTGTAATTTATGCTCAGTATAAAATACACAAAACCTTgattgagtatatatatatatttatatataaatacacaATTATAAAAAAGTCTTGATATGACAAAGTGGTTTAAAATATTTGCTTCTATATGAGTCCTACAAATTTTGAAGAAACATTAAATTGATCCTTAAAAGAATTGACAGAAAACTATTGCTAAAAAAGTCTTACATTTTGACACTACCATACTATATATTACACATTTATATATTAGACTTACAGCCCCCTGAGCGTTCTAATGTTACCAATCTCTGGAGGAATGGAACCACTGAGTCGGTTTCCCAGTACACTCCTGCACCAAACCAGCCAACAGTTAAAAAATGATGACACATTTCAGAGATACATTGTGATATTGATATAAATAATTGATAAGAAGAGAGCACAAGTAACTTACAGAATGCGCAGGGGTGCACGAGAAAGGCTTGGGGGGATTGATCCATTGAGGTAGTTGCAAGAGAGATCACTGTGTTTAGTTAAAGAAAACTTAGTCTTCTGGCActctataataatatttattatctagtaataaactctgaaaaccatgcttctactactactggaACTACCATTCAACTCTGAATGCATTGCCGTGTTATTGCATGAGTAAATTCTGAAAAGTACTATCTGATTTATATGTGACTATGGGAATGTTTAATAATGAAGTTATGTCTCACATGCTATTTTCCAGATTTGATATTGTCCTGTATGTAATAATTAACATATCCTAGCACTTTTCTATTCCAATATAATATGAATGTGCACTGAACTATATCAACCAATTTGAAAAACCTCATATCAGAagtaaaaaatataacttttaaaatCCAATATATTTAAAAGGTTGTTATAAGCATCATTACTTACATATATTCtactctctctctatatatgtatatatatatacatatacatatttaaaaaCTTACAAACTGTACACTATGATTTGGTTCCTTCAATAAAACACATTGAATTTACAAATACAAAACTCAAACCCCAGGTTCATTTTTCAATGATCAGATATATCAACAACATTTCACAAAAGGCAATCAAGTAAAGACCAATAAAAGAATCAGACCCTTCAACAAAGCTACAAAAACTCACTAATAGACATCTGTAATTTATGCTCAGTATAAAATTCACAAAACCTTGTCTGAGTAAAAGAATCAAATGCTAAAACAAGAAAAATTCCAAAATTAGGAATAGCTAAAATTAAGGCATATTTGAATCTTTCAACACAATAGTCCAGCAAAATAAATCAGAGATAAATGCAAATATCAAAGGCCCTTTGGTATATATAGCAAGTCTCAACAAATAATCCAGACCCATTCTCTGACAGACTAGACAAACACAAAGGAAGGCAGCGATGAACTTTCCTTCTTCAAAATGCATATAGCCGATGATTCAAAAAATTCTTAGAACAGAATATGTACACGGTAGCTCAAATATCTAAAGACTTGAAGACTAGATTAAAAGGGGAAGAATAAAAAAGATCTTCAAGCTGAATGATTGAAATCCCAGACCCCAGACCGAAAGAAGcataaaacccagaaaaatcattCCTTGACTTTCCCTCAATTCTCTCAGCAGCCAAACAGAAGACAATCAATCttccaaataaaaaaatatatacatatatatatat
The genomic region above belongs to Humulus lupulus chromosome 1, drHumLupu1.1, whole genome shotgun sequence and contains:
- the LOC133811325 gene encoding uncharacterized protein LOC133811325 yields the protein MSADVARAHGGDAGGDPPPDPTRIPTTCDSGIPTKRKGRGAAIGKDLEERRRKNGKPLEVTFCPRSYKVVGGEHAAFVRLVGTQIKTKVPGHYGSWELVPQQYKDQVLAIIQYYYQIVGREDFLKCLNGIDREMKDRYRNRKTLRHEHFEKYYNGPKDWDKVLNNPTNDVNKEEWKQICQLFTSPQFIARSIKNKENRKKQKYSTTQGTKSLAAVRFEKTNPDLIESWKDYHWKKSKNDFVNDDARQDYADFELRTQQTSTDASNNDSPSSVDQVEVLQKVLGQRRGHERGVGRKLKGSGSRSRSSSTQHSHFSESQVPPHHSREYIENLENNLQKLTDQVNFLTQYFVPSFRPPNVQMPHVPDSDNTSRASSSQPPAPTYPSMYGAAPSYHMVPPYMYGATPYPCPIPPSSQPSYPYMYGAGSSTLPPQYPWPMPPPQQSQPQPPQQPQQEDNREEDEATDLGD
- the LOC133811309 gene encoding uncharacterized protein LOC133811309, with the translated sequence MPIDKSWTTLRKRNCDAYWNGLQAFLRMAKEHVDCDGRILCPCVRCLNVKLQTIDTMEAHVFDKGFQQSYQKWVYHGEVEASVANEVVEENEDVDEMVDVVDDFLLPTNAEEADGVSGSRMGQYYDELFDEIEAELYPGCDWISSLNFLAKLMHLKVRGKWPNNSFDELLKLLKFAFPKDNKIPPTHYEAKKKLSKLGMGYQSIHVCKYDCSLFYNEHASKDSCHVCGSSRWVNEKKKGKKVPHKVMRYFLLTPRLKRMYSSRHTANDMLWHHTGRSIEDGVMRHPVDGSAWKDFDATHPDFAKDPRNVRLGLAADGFNPFGNMSLSYSMWPVILTNYNLPPWLCMKEEYFMLTLLIPGPKSPGKDMDVFLRPLVEELKQLWINGVDTRDGTKNELFKMRAALLWTINDFPARSSLSGWSGQGYKACPTCNEDTTSIRVIGKTLYVGHRRFLRSNHKYRRDKEFDGKVEKRNPPQQFTCQQVLDQVNALPLQVSGKHDRFGGGGGVKRKRGAGESNWRKKSIFYELDYWSSNQLKHNLDVMHVEKNVCDSILGTLLDNDKSKDTTNARHDLKNMGVRKSLWIYEDANKRLMKLHAPYVFTFEQRRDFCQFFKGVKLPDGFCSNLKKKVTDNDSNIVGLKSHDCHVIMQRLLAVGVRKFLPESISTTITELCNFFKQLCSRTLNVSDMEKAKDDLIVILCKMELIFPPAFFDIMIHLVLHLPDEAILGGPVFMRWMYPFERYMNKLKNYVRNKARPEGSIAEGYVADEALTFCSMYFKGVETKFNQPDRNEDAPYVNRHLTVFESQCRPLSKGIPVPLDENTRNKAEWFILDNSPETEVYLEEHLTEVQQRDMAANHKLIHKKEFRSWFHKKIYDLHQLGSLEHADELLALASGSDLLAYSYQACIVNGVRFVSYNRDQNRITQNNGVCVAGTEGFNYYGQLEEILQLSFTGSYSVVLFRCKWFNTDPKKKENHHCK